One stretch of Amycolatopsis tolypomycina DNA includes these proteins:
- a CDS encoding MarR family winged helix-turn-helix transcriptional regulator produces the protein MVVDPSTLDLSLTALFAGWAMTDEVQRRLTEQGFGDLRFNDGVVIQHVLAAPLSITALAERMAVTQQAASKAVADLERRGLLRREADPADARTKLLHLTEHALAAVTATRVLRCELQEEIEAEYGTERAEDARNLLAAVIGRYGGGDAIRARRVRPPR, from the coding sequence ATGGTTGTGGATCCTAGCACGCTCGACCTCTCCTTGACGGCCCTCTTCGCGGGCTGGGCGATGACCGACGAGGTCCAGCGGCGGCTCACCGAGCAGGGCTTCGGCGACCTCCGCTTCAACGACGGCGTCGTGATCCAGCACGTCCTGGCCGCGCCGCTGTCCATCACCGCACTGGCCGAGCGGATGGCCGTGACCCAGCAGGCCGCGTCGAAGGCCGTGGCGGACCTCGAACGCCGGGGGCTGCTGCGCCGCGAAGCCGACCCTGCCGACGCGCGCACGAAACTGCTGCACCTGACCGAGCACGCACTGGCCGCCGTCACGGCCACCCGCGTGCTGCGGTGCGAACTCCAGGAGGAAATCGAGGCGGAGTACGGCACCGAGCGGGCCGAAGACGCACGGAACCTCCTGGCGGCGGTCATCGGCCGGTACGGCGGCGGCGACGCGATCCGCGCCCGACGGGTCCGGCCGCCGCGCTGA
- a CDS encoding pyridoxamine 5'-phosphate oxidase family protein: MVVESSRVPAELADAFVRVAHRIVWCTLVTVDRRGRPRSRVVHPIWEQTPDGLTGRLFTRPTPLKLAHLAASPYVSCSYWDPQHEVAVAECRAEFEDDEAARKDLWDLFASTPEPLGYDPKILGGADHRDPKITVLRLTPWRISTGGEAWRAA; encoded by the coding sequence ATGGTTGTGGAATCTAGCAGAGTGCCCGCCGAGCTGGCGGACGCGTTCGTGCGCGTGGCGCACCGGATCGTCTGGTGCACGCTGGTGACCGTCGACCGGCGGGGAAGGCCGCGGTCCCGGGTCGTCCACCCGATCTGGGAACAGACGCCGGACGGCCTGACCGGACGGCTGTTCACCCGGCCGACACCGCTGAAGCTCGCGCACCTGGCGGCGTCGCCGTACGTGTCGTGCTCGTACTGGGACCCGCAGCACGAGGTGGCGGTGGCGGAGTGCCGCGCGGAGTTCGAGGACGACGAGGCGGCGCGCAAGGACCTGTGGGACCTCTTCGCGTCGACACCGGAGCCGCTGGGCTACGACCCGAAGATCCTCGGCGGCGCGGACCACCGCGACCCGAAGATCACGGTGCTGCGCCTGACACCCTGGCGGATTTCGACCGGCGGCGAAGCCTGGCGAGCGGCTTAG